One window of the Zea mays cultivar B73 chromosome 3, Zm-B73-REFERENCE-NAM-5.0, whole genome shotgun sequence genome contains the following:
- the LOC109945307 gene encoding uncharacterized protein codes for MADDAATTATAAAAKAAEECRLTAEAARIEQACLDKFKAAHEAIWAQATAVVNVKALIPVILDKVANTYTKWRGLFLTVLGKYALTHHILMDEVFLERPAWL; via the coding sequence ATGGCAGATGACGCCGCCACCACTGCCACAGCCGCTGCGGCCAAGGCCGCCGAGGAATGTCGCCTCACCGCCGAGGCTGCCCGCATCGAGCAGGCGTGCCTCGACAAGTTCAAAGCCGCCCACGAGGCCATCTGGGCTCAGGCCACCGCCGTCGTCAACGTGAAGGCCCTCATCCCCGTCATCCTCGACAAGGTCGCGAACACCTACACCAAGTGGCGTGGGCTGTTCCTCACAGTCCTCGGCAAGTATGCGCTGACCCACCATATCCTCATGGATGAGGTGTTCCTGGAGCGCCCTGCATGGCTCTAG